A genomic region of Homalodisca vitripennis isolate AUS2020 chromosome 5, UT_GWSS_2.1, whole genome shotgun sequence contains the following coding sequences:
- the LOC124362949 gene encoding WD repeat-containing protein 36-like translates to MPSSSKIFLPHRALGYVSNHIPLVVRYIHRRKENVIVTCVGKSFHSYGSTHLKLLAVSDLHADDITCMAGDTFHVYTASSNNVYAWRRGTELKHTYSGHERPVHALLPFGPHLISVDESSVVKVWDIKTEELYLELNFDNDVFQITTVCHPFTYLNKVLFGSQQGSLQLWNLRTSKLIYTFPGWDSPVTVLEQSTAIDVVGIGLENGKIILHNIKCDMTVVEFTQDWGPVTSLHFRSDGPPIMASGSMAGHVVFWNLEERKVASQLLSGHDAAISGLYCFPNEPLMVTSSPDNSIKIWIFDMPDGGVRLLRLREGHAAPPSYIRFHGANSQNILSAGGDSSLRVFNTVSETANKSFGKASYNRKLAKKKGKHDALNLQMPPIVQFTSETTREKEWDNIAAVHLGLPIVTTWSFHKQRMGDLKLYSNNLQGEIVKRHLTATSICLTHCGNFVVIGYSSGNVERFNIQSGIHRFSYGTPQCHKGPVRGVAVDLVNQMVISGGQDGYVRFWFFKSVDKSAMKSLSVGEGVNFFHMHKESAMLCVSLDDFSLSVVDLDTKAVVRRFVGHSGQVTDVTFSPDSRWVISASMDCTIRTWDVYSGQLVDCFQVDAACTSLTMSPNGEFLATSHVDYKGIFLWSNRTLYSLVSLKPLSADSVFPLVSLPSTASGITDQVVDQESDSDLDSEDLKLEQIENMITFSGLPSSRWQNILDIDVIKKRNKPLEAPKVPKAAPFFLPTLPSLNLEFDLSAFKENEDGVRTVTLQNVRRNLTPFAKLLMDSSDFQPVIEKLKSLGPSAIDFEVNSLAMEGEDCEALLLKFMQMLNHLLRSSRDFELAQAYLALFLKVHGETVATTSALCSYMDELQEAQDCGWRELQNTIWYTLAVVDLKLKEGSGGLLSNTER, encoded by the exons CTACCTCATCGTGCTTTGGGTTATGTGAGCAATCATATTCCTTTAGTAGTGAGATATATCCATAGacgaaaagaaaatgtaattgttacaTGTGTAGGTAAATCATTCCATTCTTATGGAAGTACACATTTAAAACTACTGGCTGTTAGTGATTTACATGCAGATGATATTACATGTATGGCTGGAGATAcatttcacgtttatacagctagTTCAAACAATGTTTATGCTTGGAGGAGGGGTACTGAACTAAAACACACATACTCTGGTCATGAAAGACCAGTTCATGCCCTCTTGCCTTTCGGCCCACATCTCATATCTGTTGATGAATCGAGTGTTGTTAAGGTATGGGATATTAAAACGGAGGAATTATATTTAGAGCTGAACTTTGATAATgatgtatttcaaataacaacTGTATGCCACCCTTTTACTTacctaaataaagttttatttggaAGTCAGCAGGGTTCTCTCCAGTTATGGAATCTAAGAACCTCTAAACTCATTTACACTTTTCCTGGATGGGATAGTCCAGTAACGGTACTTGAACAATCTACTGCCATTGATGTTGTTGGTATTGGACTAGAAAATgggaaaataatattacacaatattaaatgTGATATGACAGTGGTAGAATTCACTCAAGACTGGGGACCAGTCACATCATTACACTTTAGAAGTGATGGCCCACCTATCATGGCTTCTGGAAGCATGGCGGGCCATGTAGTATTTTGGAACTTAGAAGAAAGAAAAGTTGCATCTCAGCTGTTGAGTGGGCACGATGCTGCGATTTCTGGTCTGTATTGTTTTCCAAATGAACCTCTGATGGTGACATCCTCACCAGATAATTCTATAAAAATCTGGATATTTGATATGCCTGATGGAGGAGTGCGATTACTCCGGTTAAGGGAAGGTCATGCTGCTCCTCCATCCTATATTAGATTTCATGGAGCAAATAGTCAAAATATTCTGTCTGCTGGAGGTGACTCAtcattaagagtttttaatacagTTTCGGAAACTGCAAATAAAAGTTTTGGCAAAGCTTCATACAACCGGAAGTTAGCGAAGAAGAAGGGAAAACATGATGCGCTTAATTTGCAAATGCCTCCAATTGTTCAATTTACTTCAGAAACCACACGTGAAAAAGAATGGGATAACATAGCAGCAGTTCATCTTGGTTTGCCAATTGTTACAACTTGGTCATTCCATAAACAGAGAATGGGTGACTTGAAACTTTATTCAAACAATCTTCAAGGTGAAATTGTGAAACGACATCTGACAGCCACATCAATTTGCCTCACACATTGTGGAAATTTTGTTGTCATCGGTTACAGTTCTGGAAATGTGGAAAGATTCAACATTCAGTCAGGAATCCATAGATTCAGCTATGGAACACCACAGTGTCACAAAGGACCTGTCCGAGGGGTAGCAGTAGATCTTGTAAATCAGATGGTAATATCTGGAGGTCAAGATGGATATGTCAGATTTTGGTTCTTCAAATCAGTAG ACAAGTCGGCAATGAAATCGCTGTCGGTTGGGGAAGGAGTAAACTTTTTCCACATGCACAAAGAAAGTGCCATGCTGTGTGTCAGTCTAGATGACTTCTCACTCTCCGTGGTGGACTTGGATACGAAAGCAGTGGTCAGAAGATTTGTGGGCCACTCTGGGCAGGTGACAGATGTTACGTTCAGCCCAGACTCTCGTTGGGTCATCTCAGCCTCTATGGACTGTACGATCAGAACTTGGGATGTCTACTCTGGACAGTTGGTTGATTGTTTCCAG GTTGATGCAGCCTGCACTTCGCTGACCATGTCACCCAATGGAGAGTTCTTGGCTACATCACATGTTGATTACAAAGGCATCTTCCTCTGGTCTAACCGCACTCTGTACAGTCTAGTCTCCCTCAAGCCTCTGTCAGCAGATAGTGTATTCCCTCTGGTCAGTCTGCCATCCACTGCATCCGGAATTACTGACCAAGTGGTAGACCAGGAGAGTGACAGTGATCTAGACTCTGAAGATTTGAAATTGGAACAGATAGAAAACATGATAACATTCTCCGGGTTGCCTTCGTCGAGGTGGCAGAACATACTGGATATTGATGTTATCAAGAAGAGAAACAAACCTCTTGAAGCTCCTAAAGTTCCAAAGGCAGCACCGTTTTTCCTACCTACCCTTCCATCTTTGAATTTAGAGTTCGACCTCAGTGCTTTTAAAGAAAACGAGGATGGTGTTAGAACAGTAACATTGCAAAATGTTAGAAGAAATCTCACGCCCTTTGCAAAACTATTGATGGACAGCAGTGACTTTCAACCGGTTATCGAGAAATTAAAATCACTTGGTCCGTCTGCGATCGATTTTGAAGTGAATTCGTTGGCCATGGAAGGTGAGGACTGTGAAGCGTTGTTGTTGAAGTTCATGCAAATGCTCAATCACCTCTTGAGGTCGAGTAGGGACTTTGAGCTGGCTCAAGCATACCTCGCCTTGTTCCTCAAAGTGCATGGAGAGACTGTTGCAACCACCTCTGCCCTCTGCAGCTACATGGACGAACTACAAGAAGCACAAGATTGCGGTTGGCGAGAGCTGCAAAACACCATCTGGTACACGCTGGCTGTAGTGGACTTGAAGCTGAAGGAGGGTTCTGGTGGTTTGTTGTCGAATACTGAGCGTTAA